In Deltaproteobacteria bacterium, one DNA window encodes the following:
- a CDS encoding DUF262 domain-containing protein, producing the protein MKFKSISIKQAITDVEGGKIFLPPIQRNFVWDYDRIVNLFDSLFRNYPIGNFIFWKLKPEACRNYPLYKFIREYSENKSKPIKNEPVSKNLLETDVFAVVDGQQRLSSLFFGLAGTYKYKKSGKGLQNVDSNFVTSKLYINLLATETRILEEEELFEFLGDEDSTFLNDRKLWFEVGKILTWKNADRATTLVNETLQPLAVKSNKKTLIAKFENRREKIVATLKTLYEMLNDNRLYYFDIDNQNPDTVVKMFTRVNSGGMPLKKSDLLFSYLVAQWNEGRDEIKELVESMREDKVNIAQDFVMRACLVLSDLPVKYKLESFTLKNINIIKKNWIDIKNSLIKLCKLLPEIGYINHPNLSDNALIPIAYYIHKGGNIKNQKAKKSLQQYYAPPPK; encoded by the coding sequence ATGAAATTTAAATCAATAAGCATCAAGCAAGCAATTACCGACGTTGAAGGTGGGAAAATATTTTTACCACCAATCCAAAGAAATTTTGTGTGGGACTATGACCGCATTGTAAATTTATTTGACTCCTTGTTTCGTAACTACCCAATAGGGAATTTCATTTTTTGGAAGCTAAAACCAGAGGCATGTCGAAACTATCCTCTCTACAAATTTATTCGGGAATATTCTGAAAACAAAAGCAAGCCAATTAAAAATGAACCTGTATCAAAGAATCTATTAGAAACAGATGTATTTGCAGTAGTTGACGGACAACAAAGATTAAGTAGTTTATTCTTTGGATTGGCTGGCACTTACAAGTATAAAAAAAGTGGAAAAGGACTTCAGAATGTTGATTCAAATTTCGTTACATCAAAACTTTACATTAACCTTTTAGCGACAGAAACAAGGATACTTGAAGAAGAAGAGCTTTTTGAATTTCTTGGTGACGAAGATTCTACTTTCTTAAACGACAGAAAATTGTGGTTTGAAGTTGGTAAGATTTTAACTTGGAAGAATGCAGACCGAGCTACAACTCTTGTAAATGAAACTTTACAACCATTGGCAGTTAAGTCAAACAAAAAAACTTTAATCGCAAAGTTTGAGAACCGCAGAGAAAAGATTGTGGCAACTCTCAAAACACTTTATGAAATGCTGAATGATAACCGACTTTATTATTTTGACATTGACAATCAAAATCCAGACACGGTAGTAAAAATGTTCACAAGGGTTAATAGCGGTGGCATGCCACTAAAAAAATCTGACCTTTTGTTTTCTTACTTAGTAGCACAATGGAATGAAGGACGCGATGAAATAAAAGAATTGGTTGAATCAATGAGAGAAGATAAAGTAAATATCGCACAGGACTTTGTTATGCGAGCTTGTTTAGTTTTGTCTGACCTTCCCGTAAAATACAAGTTAGAATCATTTACATTAAAGAACATCAACATAATTAAGAAAAACTGGATCGACATCAAAAATAGCTTAATAAAGCTATGCAAACTTCTTCCTGAAATTGGATATATCAATCATCCTAACTTATCAGACAATGCACTCATTCCAATCGCTTATTACATCCATAAGGGAGGGAATATTAAAAATCAAAAAGCCAAAAAGAGTTTACAACAGTATTATGCACCTCCCCCGAAATAG